DNA sequence from the Coriobacteriia bacterium genome:
GATGTTTGAGCGCCCGATGAACTCCAGGCCTTCGCGAGCCTCGCCAAGCACGCTCGGTGGCTCGACGCTGTGTGCTGAGGGAGCGCGACGGTACGTCATCGAGTAGATCATGATCGCCGAGAAGACGAAGGTGGACGCGTCGACGATGAAGGCTCCGCGGTATTGCAGCACCGACATCAGCGCTCCACCCAAAGCTAGCCCGACCAGTTCGCTGACCGATTCGGAAGCATTGTCGAGTGAGTTGGCGGCCATGAGCTGGTCGGCAGGGACGATATCGGGGATGACCGCGCGCTTTGCAGGCAAGAAGAACAGGGCGATGGTCGAGACCGAGAACGCGATGAGATAGGCCCAGTAGAGGCCGAATGGGACGACGAACGGAATCGAGAGCACGAGTATGCCGCGCGCGATATCGGCCCACACCATAGTAGTGCGGTGATCCCAGCGATCGACATAGACGCCGGCGAATACGCCGAAGATTGCGGCCGGCAGGAAGGTGATTCCGAGCATCAGGCCCATCTGCAGCATTGAGCCCGTGATGGCATAGACCATCATCGCCATGGCGATCTGATTGATCTTGTCTCCGACGACAGACACGATCTGGCCAAGCCAGAGGCGTCGATAGTCAGCCACGCGAAGTGGCGCGAAAACCCCAGTCAGCACCCGGCTCCCCTTCCGAGCCCGACACATGTCGGTGGAGAGCGCCGCAGCTAGCCGGCGCAAACCCCCTTACGGCCCGGTCCCCACCGGGCTCGAATCATGGTGGACTACCGCTTCGTCACTGTCCAGTCAGTCCACAGATTTCCCACGAATCGCACGCCGGGTGGCGCTATGCGCCTGATCCGGCAACCGCGCGCGCCGCAATCACACCACTTGCGCTGGACTGCAGTAGCCCTCGGGTGATCCCCGCGCCGTCGCCGATGGCGAACAACCCTTCGATCGTGGTTTCGAGTTCCGCCGATACCTTGACACGCGAGCTGTAGAACTTGACCTCCACGCCGTAGAGAAGCGTGCTCGGACCGCTGATGCCGGGCGCAAGCGGCTCCATCGCATCGAGGAACTCGATGATGTCCGTGAGGTGGCGGTAGGGCAGCACCGCCGAGAGGTCACCGGGTGTGGCATCCGCCAGCGTAGGCTCTGCAAGCGACTGCGCGATGCGGTCCGGCGTGGAACGACGCCCCGCCTTCAGGTCGACCAGCCGTTGCACTAGGATGCCGTCGCCAAGCAGGTTTGCGAGTTTGGCGATTGACCGGCCATACGTGATTGGATCGCGAAACGGCTCGGTGAAGCGCGTGCTGACCAGCACGGCGAAGTTAGTGTAGCCCGTCTTGGAGTGCGCGTAGCTGTGTCCGTTGACGGTAACGACGTCGCCGTAGCTCTCGGTAGTGACCTCGCCGTGCGGGTTCATGCAGAAGGTACGCACGGCATCGCCGAAGGCCTTGGTGTGGTAGATGAGCTTCGCCTCGTAGAGCGCGTCAGTGAGTCGGTCCATGACTGGCGAAGGGCACTCGACGCGCACGCCAATGTCGACCGCATTGTTGACGAGCGAGAGCCCGAGCGCGTGGGACTGGTCTGCGAGCCAGTCGGCGCCTTCTCGGCCGGGAGCGGCGATGACGTTTGGCGCACTTGCGACCGAGCCGTCGGCAAGCTCCACGCCAGTCACGTGTCCGCCCTCAGCGAGGATGCGCTTGGCAGCGACGTCGGTTCGAACTGTCACGCCGGCCGCTTCGAGCGCGACGCGCATAGCGTCGAGTACCTCCGGCGAGCGATCGGTACCCAGGTGGCGGATGCGCATCGGGACGAGTTTCATGCCTGCCAGCGTGGCCTCGCGCTCAAGCTCCACAGCGGTTGCCGGGTCGGGGCCGTGAACCTCCGTGGTGGCACCGTACTCCAGCCAGAGTTGGTCGGCGTATTCGAGCAGCTCCTCGAGCTCGGCCTTGGGTACGTAGTCTCCTAGCCAACCGCCTACCTCGGTGGTGAGCGTGAGCTTCCCGTCCGAGAACGCGCCGGCGCCGCCCCAGCCCGTCATGATGTCGCAGGTGCGGCAGCCGACGCACGAGGTGCGCCGAGCCGGACAGCGGCGGTTCGCGATTGGGTGACCCTTCTCCACTATCAGCACGTCTGTGATGCCCGCCCGAACCAACTCAAGTGCAGCAAAGATGCCGGCGGGTCCGGCACCGACGATGACGACACTGTAGGTCTCAGAGCTCACGTTGTTCCTTATGTTCGAAGTCACGTTGACTGTACCGCGTTGGTCTGACATTCCCGCAACGAACTCACGGGGGTTTCAGGCCGTCGGTTATCATACATGGGGTGTCAGCCCTGCGGGTTTATCGGCGTCTAGAGTTAGATGGGAGGTCGTGAAATGGCGACAGACGGCTCGGCTCGGCCGAATCCCCGAGTGACCATCTACACGACGCCCACGTGCTACTGGTGTAAGGTCGCCAAGGCCTATCTCGCCAAGGAAGGCGTGGCATTCCGCGAGGTGGACATCACCCGCGATCGCCGAGGACTGCGCGACATGGTTCTCATGAGCGGTGGCCGGGCTGTACCGGTG
Encoded proteins:
- a CDS encoding MFS transporter, giving the protein MLTGVFAPLRVADYRRLWLGQIVSVVGDKINQIAMAMMVYAITGSMLQMGLMLGITFLPAAIFGVFAGVYVDRWDHRTTMVWADIARGILVLSIPFVVPFGLYWAYLIAFSVSTIALFFLPAKRAVIPDIVPADQLMAANSLDNASESVSELVGLALGGALMSVLQYRGAFIVDASTFVFSAIMIYSMTYRRAPSAHSVEPPSVLGEAREGLEFIGRSNILRELMAVYIPAAVFGSAAISICYALALVRYKAGAPGLALLDAGIAVGALIGALAVARSGPGRPGLKFLFGTAAFGASLMLISLAGTIWVAVILFVMGGVANMWFFIPATTIMQTHASPELRGRVMAALTTATRLAMVVGLVGAGALADRTSIPLLTALTGAAAVAVALIGFSSSALRSA
- a CDS encoding FAD-dependent oxidoreductase — encoded protein: MSSETYSVVIVGAGPAGIFAALELVRAGITDVLIVEKGHPIANRRCPARRTSCVGCRTCDIMTGWGGAGAFSDGKLTLTTEVGGWLGDYVPKAELEELLEYADQLWLEYGATTEVHGPDPATAVELEREATLAGMKLVPMRIRHLGTDRSPEVLDAMRVALEAAGVTVRTDVAAKRILAEGGHVTGVELADGSVASAPNVIAAPGREGADWLADQSHALGLSLVNNAVDIGVRVECPSPVMDRLTDALYEAKLIYHTKAFGDAVRTFCMNPHGEVTTESYGDVVTVNGHSYAHSKTGYTNFAVLVSTRFTEPFRDPITYGRSIAKLANLLGDGILVQRLVDLKAGRRSTPDRIAQSLAEPTLADATPGDLSAVLPYRHLTDIIEFLDAMEPLAPGISGPSTLLYGVEVKFYSSRVKVSAELETTIEGLFAIGDGAGITRGLLQSSASGVIAARAVAGSGA
- a CDS encoding glutaredoxin family protein, whose product is MATDGSARPNPRVTIYTTPTCYWCKVAKAYLAKEGVAFREVDITRDRRGLRDMVLMSGGRAVPVLRVGEHAMTGWDEREFERLRSGKFKRR